DNA from Lineus longissimus chromosome 7, tnLinLong1.2, whole genome shotgun sequence:
GTAAAACATGTGATGCACATCACAGGGATCTATTGGTGAGAAAAAATATGCCTTCAAGTCAGGTGACAGTCACTGATGAGCAACAGGTAGGTCGGAGGGAAACATATCAGGTTACATCATTATTATTTGATTCACATAATTGTCATCGACATGCCACTCAGCAGGATTTGTGTGTAACAGTGAGTGCCGACACAGCCACAGAATATCTTTGAAGTTCTGTAATATGCCTCATTGCAAGCGTTATTCACAAACAATGCCACTCAACATGGAAACTTTGGAATATGCCAATAAAAAGAACTGCGGTTAGGGCCTACCGGTAGGTCATTTCCTGGTCCAATTTCAAGCCTTGCTAATTCCTTACAAAGTGCCAACAATATTCAAATCTTTGGCCAGATCAGTCAAATACTACTGAAACAGataccatacatgtatcttttctCAGCCACCCTGCCTACATTTCTCTTCTTATCTTTTCAGCCTGGTCCTTCAATGGTACAGTTCTCATCAATTCTTCCTTCTACGGTTCTACCTCCAACGGACTCGGAGAATGAGGTGAGTTTACCATTAACATTGTATTGTGCAGTCAGACCGAAAATCTTTTTATAAGGGAACATGTGCTACTGGTACATATGACCAAGTCTCCTGAACCTTTACTCTAAGTAAATAGAAATATAATCTTCAGTGCTCATACACAAGAGCCCTGTTATTACTACAAGTGCTGGGGCCAGCAGGCATTATCTGATATTCAGACATGAACAGTTACCTTGCCATGATTACTGTCAATCCATATGTCACTACAGCAGAAAATACATTTTGCAGTGTGAGTCTCCCATGCCAGAGAATATCCAAGAGATAGGAGATGATGATTCAAGTGCTGAAAGCATTATCAAGGTAAAATAACATAAACGTCACTCTTATCCACCAGCACTGCTCTAATCATTACTTTCACTTAGTCTTGCATATACAGCATGTACAAGGAGGCAATTGAAATATAATTTTTCAAATGCTCTATCAAACTTTGAAAGGctttgtcaaaagttaaaagGCATGAAAGCTGTTCCGTACATTTGGTACAATCGTGTATCTTATCACCAATCACTCTGCTTGGTGCATTGACGAGCGAGAAAAGGCAGTAAGCATGATTTTGCTCGTCACACTCTAAAACTAAACATTGTCTCCCTCATATGTGAAAATTTGTTAATACAGCATTTTTTGTTTCAGGGTGGCCAGTTTCTCCAAGTTGCTGAGTCTAGTAATGGGGAATCGCCATCAAGCCAAGAAGAGCTTGAAGTTGATATGTCCTGTGCACCAACACCAGCTCCAGGGAACTATGATGTTGCGATGGTCAACCGGTTTTTGCAGCAGGGAATTGTGCTCCTGTTGATGGACAGCTCCACCGCAAATTGGAAGAGATCCTCTTTTCATATTGATCTCAGGTATGGAGAAGCCATCCTGTTATTCCTACCTGACTTTTGTTTTACCCAACAATCTGGATAGTTGTATTATCAGTGCTCAAGCCAAGCAATAACGTTGCTAATTGtaggagtacatgtagttctcgtGTGATTCCAGGAAAGTACACTTTGAATCTTCTAAAGAGTACTTCAGACTGCGCACATCGTATGTTGCATCATTTTATAACTGTAGGATGTAGCCTACTCAAGAGCTACCATTATTCATCTACTCTTTTTAGCATGTGTTTAAGGTGATATTTCTGTTATGTTGTCTCTGATAAAGCCAGAGGCTTGTGCCTGTATGTGACAACTATTGTTGTGTTGTAATAAATTTGATGATAAATTTGATGATAATTGACATCATAATTACTCCTAAGTCTGGTCTTAATTCTTTCCATGTTCAGCTCAGGGTCATCAAGCTTGCTGGTTTCTGGATTCAGAgttcctacccagaaatatacagtgttgatgttgttgagctTGCAACAACGTAAATGAGTCTACCGGGTATTGTGAAAAGGATGTGCGTCAACCTGCTAAATATTGTCCACACAGTATAAAGCTGTGTACAAtgtttatctacatgtacagtggaaccttacTTAATAGTGGACACCTCCGTTGGCAGGATACCCTCTATAAAGATGACTATACTACGTCCTGATGGGTCATTTCCATG
Protein-coding regions in this window:
- the LOC135491726 gene encoding uncharacterized protein LOC135491726 encodes the protein MPSSQVTVTDEQQPGPSMVQFSSILPSTVLPPTDSENECESPMPENIQEIGDDDSSAESIIKGGQFLQVAESSNGESPSSQEELEVDMSCAPTPAPGNYDVAMVNRFLQQGIVLLLMDSSTANWKRSSFHIDLRYGEAILLFLPDFCFTQQSG